A DNA window from Anastrepha obliqua isolate idAnaObli1 chromosome 5, idAnaObli1_1.0, whole genome shotgun sequence contains the following coding sequences:
- the LOC129248885 gene encoding aspartate and glycine-rich protein-like, giving the protein MIRVIALGCNDNGNVNDDGNGNDGGNCNGNVNEDGSGNGNADGNCNGKDDGNDNGNDDGNGNGNGNGNGNSNSNGNGNGNGNDEANGNANSNDKVYCIVMVTSMEIEIGLTMITPMVVEVMVYCDGKYNRNGNGNDNDEGNANDNGNRNENSNDNNTYNRNGSDDPHGNRSNDQVYATEELNLEHNCQVGTRVPV; this is encoded by the exons ATGATAAGAGTTATAGCACTGGGATG TAATGATAATGGTAATGTTAATGatgatggtaatggtaatgatgGTGGTAATTGTAATGGTAATGTTAATGAGGATGGTAGTGGTAATGGTAACGCAGATGGTAATTGTAATGGTAAGGATGATGGTAATGATAATGGTAATGatgatggtaatggtaatggtaacgGTAACGGTAAcggtaatagtaatagtaatggtaatggtaatggtaatggtaatgatgAGGCTAATGGAAATGCAAATAGCAACGATAAAGTTTATTGTATTGTGATGGTAACTTCAATGGAAATCGAAATTGGATTAACAATGATAACGCCAATGGTAGTGGAAGTGATGGTG TATTGTGATGGTAAATATAATCGTAATGGCAATGGGAATGATAATGATGAGGGTAATGCTAATGATAATGGTAATCGTAATGAGAATAGTAATgataataatacatataatagGAATGGTAGTGATGATCCTCATGGTAATCGAAGTAATGATCAAGTTTATGCTACTGAGGAGTTGAATTTAGAG CATAATTGCCAAGTTGGTACACGCGTACCTGTGTAA